In the genome of Leptotrichia sp. HSP-536, the window CAGTAATGAACCCTGTGGATCACCCACACGGAGGAGGAGAAGGAAGATCTCCAATTGGTAGAAAATCACCAGTTACACCTTGGGGGAAACCTACACTTGGTAAGAAAACTAGAGGTAAAAAACTTAGTGATAAATTCATCGTTAGAGGAAGAAAAAAATAGTAGTTTAAAAATAAAATCAATGTCAATTTTGATAATAGGATTTTTAGATGAAAAACGCAGAAATGGACTGTGCCAGTCAAACAAACAGATAAAATATCTAAATAACAGTTTGGCTGAATGTAAAAATATTGCTTGATACATTGAATTAAATATTTAGAAAATAAATAATTAAAATGAGATGTATTGAGTAACATTTCTCGATTTAAAAAATGAAATAAGGAGGAAAGAATGGCTCGTTCATTAAAAAAAGGACCTTTTGTTGATGCATATTTATTAGAAAAAATAGAAGCATTGGGAGGTAAAAAACAAGTTATTAAAACATGGTCTAGAAGATCAACTATATTCCCTCAATTTATTGGACATACTTTTGCTGTATATAACGGTAAAAAACATATACCTGTATATGTAACTGAGGAAATGGTTGGACATAAATTAGGTGAATTTGCACCAACTAGAACTTTCTATGGACATGGAAAAGACGCTAAAAAAGGTAAAAAATAATTAAAATAACCGATATACATACATTGATGAAAGGAGAGGACTTTGAATGGCAGTAGTAGCTAAATTGAAATACCAAAGATTAAGCCCTCAAAAAGCAAGATTAGTTGCTGATATTGTAAGAGGGAAAAATGCATTGCAAGCATTGAACATTTTAAAATTTACAAATAAAAAAGCAGCATTATACATAGAAAAAA includes:
- the rpsS gene encoding 30S ribosomal protein S19: MARSLKKGPFVDAYLLEKIEALGGKKQVIKTWSRRSTIFPQFIGHTFAVYNGKKHIPVYVTEEMVGHKLGEFAPTRTFYGHGKDAKKGKK